In a single window of the Trypanosoma brucei brucei TREU927 chromosome 6, complete sequence genome:
- a CDS encoding retrotransposon hot spot (RHS) protein, putative (RHS5: pers. comm. Frederic Bringaud, CNRS/BordeauxII University.): MDNETQLLGMKFVDGTRGDDVMWKDEEVNVVPEIEEALEQKPERTKGVELLVLTSEMGWPYTDFAQGSDSDIFIRREELRVWNVVRNGIELWRTQRVIPGCPYLPRSYVAIGNPEIGKSQNSGSFILYKLLHYDAEDLPIAAYFCGEVAYIFEKLGEGGVGIIRQYGKGAAMDLLEVISSNTRGYIIYDFVNKGEQPPAEVVPKWGSILISSPNLRNFDSWQEQRKGAFIVFNCWAMSEMRAFFSRMGPKLFPQATPVELREKWNMYENRAERVGPSLRYVFEEVMYGQQLIAVNGELGSIVSGNKYGIYTKVLGNCGEWRDNDASHKLVKIVRIKGQERSSLDTYVCVARSESIKKRILNVVFSGIAEEWALTNGMTRNASAIGLYFEENAIKYLCSPRVLTCFVSLITKLPANERARRTRTRKSILQHVRDGLLKVRRPNTVRGDINWAESEGTPVELYVPCVPNYPVADAFFIVDDKEAAQASGTTGKKTIVLLQFTVASSHHTTTDKFIHLLQSLLPTAEGGGHQNEATVEQLKEITEMFHWEIISVQHFESTAMRSEQKCEITQGKAKHRSHQFVEGFWKNNVQQYHVQYEDNIVIKMLAVAAAGRT, encoded by the coding sequence ATGGACAACGAAACTCAACTGCTCGGGATGAAGTTTGTTGATGGAACGCGTGGTGATGATGTAATgtggaaggatgaagaagttaaTGTCGTGCCTGAAATTGAGGAAGCTCTTGAACAGAAGCCGGAACGCACTAAAGGAGTTGAGCTGTTGGTTCTTACCTCAGAAATGGGTTGGCCATATACAGACTTTGCCCAGGGAAGCGACAGTGACATATTCATTCGCAGAGAAGAGCTCCGTGTATGGAATGTTGTAAGGAATGGAATTGAATTATGGCGTACACAACGTGTTATACCGGGATGTCCTTATTTACCACGATCATACGTTGCCATTGGTAACCCGGAGATTGGCAAATCTCAGAATTCGGGCTCTTTTATCCTCTACAAGTTATTGCATTATGATGCGGAAGATTTGCCTATTGCTGCGTATTTCTGTGGCGAGGTGGCGTATATATTTGAGAAATTAGGTGAAGGTGGCGTCGGCATTATTAGGCAGTACGGAAAAGGTGCGGCAATGGACTTGCTAGAGGTTATATCATCTAATACACGTGGTTATATTATTTATGACTTTGTCAACAAAGGCGAGCAGCCACCGGCAGAAGTGGTTCCAAAATGGGGAAGCATTTTGATCAGTTCACCCAATTTGAGAAATTTTGACAGCTGGCAAGAGCAACGCAAAGGCgcgtttattgtttttaacTGCTGGGCTATGAGTGAAATGCGGGCTTTCTTCTCACGTATGGGACCCAAGCTTTTTCCTCAAGCCACACCTGTTGAGTTGAGGGAAAAGTGGAACATGTATGAGAACCGTGCGGAGCGTGTCGGACCTTCACTTCGTTATGTGTTTGAAGAAGTAATGTATGGACAGCAGCTTATTGCAGTGAACGGGGAATTGGGGAGTATCGTATCAGGTAACAAGTACGGAATATATACTAAGGTGCTGGGCAACTGTGGGGAATGGAGGGACAATGATGCATCACATAAGCTCGTGAAGATCGTTCGCATCAAAGGTCAAGAAAGAAGCTCCCTTGACACGTATGTCTGCGTGGCGCGTTCTGAAtctataaagaaaagaattttgAATGTAGTGTTTTCCGGCATTGCTGAGGAGTGGGCACTGACAAATGGTATGACGCGGAATGCATCTGCCATCGGGCTTTATTTTGAGGAGAATGCAATTAAATATTTGTGTTCTCCCAGAGTGTTAACTTGCTTCGTAAGTCTAATAACGAAACTTCCAGCAAATGAAAGGGCCAGACGCACGAGGACACGCAAAAGCATTTTGCAACACGTAAGGGATGGCCTCCTCAAAGTCCGTCGACCAAACACAGTGCGAGGTGACATCAACTGGGCTGAGTCGGAGGGGACTCCGGTGGAATTATATGTGCCATGCGTTCCCAACTACCCCGTAGCGGATGCATTCTTTATTGTTGATGACAAGGAGGCTGCACAGGCTTCAGGAACcacaggaaagaaaactattgtgttgttgcagtttaCTGTTGCCAGCAGCCACCACACAACAACCGACAAATTCATTCATTTGTTACAATCCCTCTTGCCAACTGCGGAGGGGGGAGGTCACCAGAATGAGGCTACCGTTGAGCAGTTGAAGGAAATTACTGAGATGTTTCACTGGGAAATCATTAGCGTTCAGCACTTCGAATCCACAGCGATGAGGTCTGAGCAGAAGTGTGAAATTACACAGGGTAAGGCAAAGCACCGCAGTCACCAGTTTGTGGAGGGATTCTGGAAGAACAATGTGCAGCAGTACCATGTGCAGTATGAGGATAACATAGTTATCAAAATGCTTGCGGTGGCTGCTGCGGGCCGAACGTAA